From a single Diachasmimorpha longicaudata isolate KC_UGA_2023 chromosome 13, iyDiaLong2, whole genome shotgun sequence genomic region:
- the LOC135168324 gene encoding uncharacterized protein LOC135168324 isoform X2, with protein sequence MSPGVNDGPRKTGTLPKSNRRNYRNRDVPTATRQVGRTVYHRQLHPNNLLDWQPVNDRETGRSTKNSNTRSTSSVPSTSYQDLVDIASSHRQYNYTGEDYIPWQEMAQPMDSRAQSPPSLQNAKPTNVDRMPDRRQVESRLNQIRDYIRVTSTMMDSLNQSSDPRARAQHDKLAKMVEDLCDSETKLAKLLEDYRGLPDEIDREDGEEPLESKLRKKMEASQRKLAQLQEHQANLVGMQLRVRERLNEARQAQQLLLLQENEQATAAIPLPYDNGNRSQQQMANDADALETETIALRGKLTQLQNKKKQMDTLVSELQAVEMSDRASCSSENSKHTERDKVAELEVLKAQLAHLKGLMEEATRVRDAFNSTSETDPEGINGCCENGDVEEDADVGVSFNSFDRSSETNEGQGTFNNSKEQLTVEQIQAVTRELKEQQVLLQSARAELQRLKNPSSFSAPQASAPVLFLPATTSPSSFAAFIPSDKKQSNNNNNNHNNNNTNNAHGEGAGTLGILEGQGPTSQATRAQNKKRQIEDLVRKDQSQSSSVNRDVGAAGWGSRRGSNSHRSHTSTPANIWPGPSAIVGSSNEQSVDGISTTDNLLGIGPHVPAMDGGFPPSWWNVSAPPVSQPQGPGHSTEYYRQLLMSSQAQQLQMMSTTMQQCCQLLWAQQRELQSMRSAISQLQQQFRQAQAPGPGVSENREDYSNLSRSIHHLENSLDTTLPPSSSLPNLVSLPSTSQTPAHPPIIASANSHQHDNHQQLNNQVPPGNRANNYWDNFRSYSRQNLLSGTPKTLSDSMPGPSSNTNTTTNATASGLHVSHLRDKRNREHAADNLSLPSLTGSDAQYSLNLQMQSNIQPHDREIPSSRTNILSNEAAQMQQVENFWEDAPSSYRLVPETNEDIYSLRHLNAELRDVLVSLVAANKSQPDYLVIILKEIKAISDDQRLRARLLRSLRALHAMQTSSNPLNEVPDQTSSESTQSSDDDSDAGARRMPMFLVSADNQSFFTETFWEKLPPMPPSQSPAAPFPEHLDFEVAMQQENVNAIPTMSSISGGYNQDLAEADQSRPDASSDQQNSFDEGSDDGEETELPSHMAPGPGAGGLDPERESLPGHDPNDQEASGENSTLDRIPTKLLHH encoded by the exons ATGTCTCCTGGGGTCAACGATGGTCCCCGGAAAACCGGAACACTCCCCAAGAGCAACAGAAGAAATTATCGCAACCGAGACGTCCCCACTGCCACGAGGCAGGTGGGCAGGACTGTTTACCACCGACAACTACACCCCAACAATTTG CTGGATTGGCAGCCAGTGAACGACCGAGAGACTGGGAGGAGCACGAAGAATAGCAACACCAGGTCAACATCGTCAGTTCCATCCACTTCTTATCAGGATCTTGTTGATATCG CGTCATCCCATCGTCAGTACAATTATACTGGAGAGGACTACATTCCCTGGCAGGAAATGGCTCAACCGATGGACTCACGAGCCCAGTCGCCCCCCAGCCTCCAAAATGCAAAGCCCACGAATGTCGACAGAATG CCAGATCGTCGTCAGGTGGAGAGCCGGCTGAATCAGATCCGAGATTACATTAGAGTGACGTCGACGATGATGGATTCGCTGAACCAATCCTCGGATCCG CGTGCACGTGCTCAACACGATAAACTAGCTAAAATGGTGGAGGATCTGTGTGACAGTGAGACAAAACTGGCTAAACTGTTGGAGGACTATCGTGGGCTGCCAGATGAG ATCGATCGAGAGGATGGGGAGGAACCCCTCGAGTCGAAGCTCCGTAAGAAGATGGAGGCGTCTCAGCGTAAACTTGCGCAGCTCCAGGAGCACCAGGCGAACCTCGTTGGAATGCAGTTGAGAGTACGTGAGCGATTGAACGAGGCACGTCAGGCTCAGCAGCTACTGCTTCTCCAGGAGAATGAACAGGCTACCGCGGCCATTCCCCTGCCCTACGACAACGGGAATCGCTCCCAGCAGCAGATGGCCAATGACGCTGACGCACTCGAGACCGAGACAATCGCCCTGAGGGGCAAATTAACGCAGCTACAGAACAAGAAAAAGCAGATGGACACTCTTGTTTCTGAACTACAGGCGGTGGAGATGTCGGACAGGGCCAGCTGCAGCTCTGAAAATTCAAAGCACACTGAACGTGACAAAGTTGCTGAGCTGGAGGTCCTCAAGGCCCAGCTGGCACACCTCAAGGGACTCATGGAGGAAGCAACCAGGGTCAGGGATGCCTTCAATTCAACATCTGAAACTGATCCTGAGGGAATCAACGGATGCTGCGAGAATGGAGACGTTGAGGAGGACGCAGATGTGGGCGTCTCTTTCAATTCCTTTGACAGGAGCAGTGAGACTAATGAGGGACAGGGAACGTTCAATAATTCCAAGGAGCAACTGACTGTCGAACAAATTCAG GCCGTGACTCGTGAATTAAAGGAGCAACAGGTCCTTCTCCAGTCAGCGAGAGCTGAGCTCCAGCGTCTGAAAAATCCCTCGTCGTTCTCGGCACCTCAGGCCTCAGCTCCAGTGCTATTCCTCCCAGCCAccacctccccctcctcaTTCGCTGCCTTCATCCCCTCCGACAAGAAACAGagcaataacaataataacaatcacaacaacaacaacaccaACAATGCCCATGGCGAGGGGGCAGGGACATTGGGGATTCTTGAGGGCCAGGGACCGACGTCTCAGGCGACTAGGGCACAGAATAAAAAACGCCAGATTGAGGATTTGGTACGTAAAGATCAGAGTCAGTCGTCCAGTGTCAATCGAGACGTTGGAGCTGCTGGATGGGGGAGTAGGAGGGGCTCCAATTCACACAGGAGCCACACTAGTACACCTGCTAATATTTGGCCTGGACCTAGTGCTATTG TCGGCAGTTCAAACGAGCAGAGTGTAGACGGCATATCAACCACGGACAACCTTCTGGGCATCGGTCCCCACGTCCCAGCGATGGATGGCGGCTTTCCCCCGAGCTGGTGGAACGTCTCAGCGCCCCCAGTGTCTCAGCCCCAAGGTCCCGGGCACTCTACCGAGTACTACCGTCAGTTACTGATGAGCTCGCAGGCTCAGCAGCTCCAAATGATGAGCACGACGATGCAGCAATGCTGCCAGCTCCTCTGGGCGCAGCAGCGCGAGCTCCAGTCAATGAGGTCGGCAATAAGTCAGCTGCAGCAGCAGTTTCGCCAGGCCCAGGCACCTGGACCTGGGGTAAGTGAGAATCGTGAGGACTACTCCAACCTCAGTCGGTCCATTCATCACCTGGAAAACAGCCTGGATACCACACTTCCACCTAGCTCATCCTTGCCGAATCTAGTCTCACTTCCAAGCACCTCGCAGACACCAGCTCATCCACCTATCATAGCGTCAGCCAATTCCCATCAGCACGACAATCACCAGCAGCTCAACAATCAGGTACCACCTGGCAATCGAGCCAACAACTACTGGGACAATTTTCGAAG TTACTCCAGACAGAATCTTTTGTCTGGAACCCCTAAAACGTTGAGTGATTCAATGCCAGGGCCGTCTAGCAATACTAACACAACAACTAATGCAACAGCAAGTGGACTTCATGTCTCTCATTT AAGAGACAAGAGAAATCGTGAGCACGCAGCTGACAatctctctctgccctctCTGACGGGCTCGGACGCCCAATACTCCCTGAACCTCCAAATGCAGTCCAACATTCAGCCCCACGACCGAGAGATTCCTTCATCCAGGACGAATATTCTATCTAACGAGGCTGCACAGATGCAGCAGGTGGAGAACTTCTGGGAGGACGCACCCTCCTCCTACCGGCTAGTCCCGGAGACCAACGAAGACATCTACTCCCTTCGTCATCTCAACGCGGAATTGCGGGACGTCCTGGTCTCCCTCGTTGCTGCAAACAAGAGCCAACCAGACTATCTCGTTATCATTCTCAAGGAGATCAAAGCCATCAGTGACGATCAGAGACTCCGAGCGAGACTCCTGAGGTCGCTGAGGGCACTCCACGCCATGCAGACTTCCAGCAATCCTCTG AATGAGGTCCCAGATCAGACGTCCAGTGAGAGTACTCAATCCAGTGATGATGACTCTGATGCTGGTGCACGTAGAATGCCGATGTTTCTCGTCTCCGCTGACAATCAGAGTTTCTTTACTGAGACGTTCTGGGAGAAGCTTCCACCAATGCCGCCGTCGCAGAGCCCTGCTGCGCCATTCCCCGAGCATTTGGACTTTGAG GTGGCAATGCAGCAGGAAAATGTCAATgctattcccacgatgtcctctATTTCCGGCGGGTATAACCAGGACTTGGCGGAGGCGGATCAGTCTCGCCCGGACGCGTCCAGTGATCAACAg AATTCCTTCGACGAAGGAAGTGACGATGGAGAAGAAACCGAGCTCCCCTCCCACATGGCTCCAGGTCCGGGAGCAGGAGGTCTAGACCCCGAGAGAGAATCACTCCCTGGTCACGATCCAAACGACCAAGAAGCCTCGGGTGAAAACTCCACACTGGACAGAATTCCCACGAAACTCCTCCATCACTAG